A genome region from Populus alba chromosome 3, ASM523922v2, whole genome shotgun sequence includes the following:
- the LOC118054338 gene encoding serine/threonine-protein kinase UCNL — protein sequence MELPLSTPPVSSSQKPLLLPPPSPSEDHQHQQDLVFDSIRAIKVLGKGAMGTVFLVHDQETDPAAKNPFALKVVEKSTLHTKFDAERRARWEIQVLNQLSTPKTAHPFLPHLISSVETQEFLAWAVPFCPGGDLNVLRHRQNDHVFSPAVIRFYLAEIVCALDHLHEMGIVFRDLKPENILIQHSGHVTLTDFDLSRTLTRKTVRNLICNAAATSCHLITGNRLEQPQKKQQQQHRRNLTRWWFVNDNQQKKNGLKKAKSARVSPVSRRKLSFNNGERSNSFVGTEEYISPEVVRGDGHEFAVDWWALGILSYEMLYGTTPFKGKDRKETFRNVLLKKPEFVGKRNDLTDLIERLLEKDPTQRLGYQRGACEIKEHGFFKGVRWDLLTEVLRPPFIPSREDGELTVTTGGVDIRKYFEDLRAPPPSMPPSPSSDCHRKLSEF from the coding sequence ATGGAGCTACCACTATCTACACCACCTGTATCATCATCACAAAAACCACTGCTTCTTCCTCCACCATCACCGTCGGAAGACCATCAACACCAACAAGACTTAGTCTTTGACAGCATTAGAGCTATCAAAGTCCTAGGCAAAGGAGCCATGGGGACAGTTTTTCTTGTCCATGATCAAGAAACCGACCCAGCAGCCAAGAACCCCTTTGCCCTCAAAGTAGTGGAAAAATCCACACTCCACACCAAGTTTGACGCCGAGCGCCGTGCACGGTGGGAGATCCAAGTTCTGAACCAATTATCCACCCCAAAAACAGCCCACCCATTTCTCCCTCACCTCATTTCCTCCGTTGAAACTCAAGAATTTCTTGCATGGGCTGTCCCCTTTTGTCCTGGTGGTGACCTTAATGTCCTCCGCCACCGCCAAAACGACCACGTTTTCTCCCCTGCTGTAATCCGCTTTTATTTAGCTGAAATCGTCTGTGCCCTTGATCACCTCCACGAAATGGGCATTGTTTTCCGGGACTTAAAGCCTGAAAACATCCTGATACAACATTCTGGTCATGTGACTCTGACAGACTTTGATCTTTCTCGTACGTTAACGAGGAAAACGGTAAGAAATCTTATCTGTAACGCCGCCGCGACCAGCTGTCATTTAATCACCGGCAACAGACTTGAACAACCTCAAAAGAAGCAGCAACAACAGCATAGGAGGAACTTGACGAGGTGGTGGTTTGTTAATGACAATCAACAAAAGAAGAACGGGTTAAAGAAGGCAAAATCGGCACGAGTTAGTCCAGTTAGTCGGAGAAAGCTGAGTTTCAACAACGGAGAACGATCCAATTCTTTCGTGGGCACAGAGGAATATATCTCGCCGGAGGTTGTAAGAGGGGATGGACACGAGTTCGCCGTTGATTGGTGGGCTCTTGGGATTTTGAGCTACGAGATGCTGTACGGGACGACGCCGTTCAAGGGGAAGGACAGAAAGGAAACGTTTCGAAACGTTTTGTTGAAGAAGCCGGAGTTTGTCGGGAAACGAAACGATTTAACGGACTTGATTGAGCGGCTGTTAGAGAAGGACCCCACACAGAGGTTGGGGTATCAACGTGGCGCTTGTGAGATTAAAGAGCATGGGTTTTTTAAAGGTGTTAGGTGGGACCTATTAACAGAAGTATTAAGACCGCCGTTTATTCCGTCAAGAGAGGACGGGGAGTTGACGGTAACGACAGGTGGTGTTGATATTAGGAAGTATTTTGAAGATTTAAGGGCGCCACCTCCGTCAATGCCTCCGTCACCATCTTCGGATTGTCATAGGAAGTTGTCCGAGTTCTAA
- the LOC118054335 gene encoding zinc finger A20 and AN1 domain-containing stress-associated protein 8, protein MDHDETGCQAPPERPILCINNCGFFGSAATMNMCSKCHKDMLLKQEQTKLAASSIGSIVNGSSGSNVNEPIIADTINVQINAVERKTITVQPSCASVSGERVEAKPKEGPSRCTSCKKRVGLTGFKCRCGDLFCASHRYSDKHDCPFDYRTAAREAIAKANPVVKAEKLDKI, encoded by the coding sequence ATGGACCACGATGAGACAGGATGCCAGGCTCCTCCAGAACGTCCTATCTTGTGCATTAACAATTGTGGCTTCTTTGGAAGTGCAGCTACTATGAACATGTGTTCAAAGTGCCACAAGGATATGTTGTTAAAACAGGAGCAGACTAAGCTTGCTGCATCATCAATTGGAAGTATTGTGAATGGATCGTCAGGCAGCAATGTGAATGAACCTATTATTGCTGACACCATTAATGTCCAAATCAATGCAGTGGAGCGTAAGACCATCACTGTGCAGCCATCCTGTGCTTCAGTTTCAGGAGAGAGAGTTGAGGCAAAGCCGAAGGAGGGGCCAAGCCGGTGCACCTCTTGCAAGAAAAGAGTTGGTTTAACAGGGTTTAAGTGTCGATGTGGTGACCTCTTTTGTGCATCTCATCGCTACTCGGACAAACATGACTGCCCATTTGATTACCGAACTGCTGCCCGTGAAGCAATAGCAAAAGCCAACCCTGTTGTCAAGGCAGAGAAACTTGATAAAATCTGA
- the LOC118054337 gene encoding AP2-like ethylene-responsive transcription factor PLT2, with the protein MNSNNWLSFPLSPTHPSLPAHLHASHPHQFSLGLVNDNMENPFQTQEWSLLNTHQGNNEVPKVADFLGVSKSENQSDLVAFNEIQANESDYLFSNNSLVPVQNAVVGANNTFEFQENASNLQSLTLSMGSASGKGSTCEPSGDNSTNTVEAAAPRRTLDTFGQRTSIYRGVTRHRWTGRYEAHLWDNSCRREGQSRKGRQVYLGGYDKEEKAARAYDLAALKYWGTSTTTNFPISNYEKEIEEMKHMTRQEFVASIRRKSSGFSRGASMYRGVTRHHQHGRWQARIGRVAGNKDLYLGTFSTEEEAAEAYDIAAIKFRGLNAVTNFDMNRYDVKSILESNTLPIGGGAAKRLKEAQAIESSRKREEMIALGSSFPYGSTSSSSRLQAYPLMQTPFEQPQPLLTLQNQDISQYTQDSSFHQNFLQTQLHLHQQSTGSNFLHNQSSQNPQYYNSTYIQNNPALLHGLWNMGSSSSVMENNGSSSGSYSTGGYLGNGLGMASNSTGSNAVGSAEELALVKVDYDMPSSGYGSWSGDSVQGSNPGVFTMWNE; encoded by the exons ATGAATTCTAACAACTGGCTTTCATTTCCTCTTTCTCCCACTCATCCTTCCTTGCCTGCTCATCTACATGCATCCCACCCTCATCAATTCTCTCTAGGGTTAGTCAATGATAATATGGAAAACCCATTTCAAACTCAAG AGTGGAGTCTTCTTAACACTCATCAAGGCAACAATGAAGTGCCAAAGGTTGCAGACTTTCTTGGTGTGAGCAAATCTGAGAATCAATCAGATCTTGTAGCCTTCAATGAAATTCAAGCTAATGAATCTGACTATCTCTTTTCAAACAATAGTCTAGTACCAGTCCAAAATGCTGTTGTAGGCGCCAATAATACCTTTGAGTTTCAAGAAAATGCTAGCAATTTGCAGTCATTAACATTGTCTATGGGCAGTGCAAGTGGTAAAGGTTCTACATGTGAACCCAGTGGTGATAATAGCACTAATACTGTTGAAGCTGCTGCACCAAGAAGAACTTTGGATACATTTGGGCAAAGAACATCCATATATCGTGGTGTAACAAG GCATCGATGGACAGGAAGGTATGAAGCTCATTTATGGGATAATAGTTGCAGAAGAGAAGGTCAATCTAGGAAAGGAAGACAGG TCTATTTAG GTGGCTATGACAAAGAAGAAAAGGCAGCTAGGGCTTATGATCTCGCTGCACTTAAGTACTGGGGAACATCCACCACTACCAATTTTCCA ATCAGTAACtatgagaaagaaatagaggaaATGAAGCACATGACCAGGCAAGAATTTGTGGCCTCCATTAGAAG GAAGAGTAGTGGCTTCTCTAGGGGTGCATCCATGTATCGTGGAGTTACAAG GCATCACCAGCATGGTAGATGGCAAGCAAGGATAGGCAGAGTTGCAGGAAACAAAGATCTCTACTTGGGAACTTTTA GCACTGAGGAGGAGGCTGCAGAAGCTTATGACATAGCAGCAATAAAGTTTAGAGGGCTTAATGCAGTGACTAACTTTGACATGAATCGATATGATGTGAAGAGCATTCTTGAAAGCAATACTTTGCCAATTGGAGGAGGGGCAGCCAAACGGCTGAAGGAGGCTCAAGCAATTGAATCATCacgaaaaagagaagaaatgatTGCTCTTGGCTCAAGTTTTCCGTATGGATCAACTTCAAGCTCTAGCAGGCTACAAGCTTACCCTCTAATGCAGACACCATTTGAGCAACCTCAACCTTTACTTACTCTACAAAATCAAGACATTTCTCAGTACACTCAGGATTCCTCATTCCACCAAAATTTCCTTCAAACACAGCTTCATTTGCACCAGCAATCTACAGGGTCTAATTTCCTGCACAACCAGTCGAGCCAAAACCCTCAGTATTACAACAGTACTTATATCCAAAACAATCCAGCTTTACTTCATGGATTGTGGAACATGGGTTCTTCATCATCTGTAATGGAGAATAATGGCAGTTCTAGTGGGAGCTATAGTACTGGAGGTTATCTGGGAAATGGGCTGGGAATGGCTTCCAATTCAACAGGGTCTAATGCAGTAGGATCAGCTGAGGAACTTGCACTTGTCAAAGTTGATTATGACATGCCTTCTAGTGGCTATGGTAGCTGGTCTGGGGACTCGGTCCAGGGATCCAATCCAGGTGTTTTCACAATGTGGAATGAGTGA